A window from Chiroxiphia lanceolata isolate bChiLan1 chromosome 3, bChiLan1.pri, whole genome shotgun sequence encodes these proteins:
- the TTK gene encoding dual specificity protein kinase TTK isoform X1 — protein MEEADLSERGLPQIASIMNRVRNLKNKYRNEDNITDELNCTKISADTTDNSGTVNQIMMTANNPEDWLCFLLRLEKKGVPQMDVSLLNRLIGRYSQAVTALPAEKYSQDESYARILVRFAELKALQDPEEARDQFHLARLNCKKFAFVHVAFAQFELSQENEKKCKQILQKAVEYSAVPLEMLETALQNFHLKKKQLLSDEDKENFAVSSTQESGLQNIVGNHRSIKRNDSGENSSTLNKLFSGEEKSQELGALVNYHNPLRPLNKSNQTCPFGRVPVQLLCDDGDDVENSDVIPLKASVVKRQTSSSKCTAFVAPFPPSEPKSDGCDSYDLGDLQSLQEKASLQLQMLNEDSLETANNSTVTLKPEVDTSLVRKREENKVQCQERKILESKRLESQQQECSFDETYRKQLDQIKLNCVSTRKKWPVQEASQKSCYRERKPMNLEQSGHPISKGLSPPDPVSKRSDPSHVWGTPSTTSNDYMACFSTPVVKNNFLPGSQISTPYSQFPYYLPHTPSTPFQNQAGLQVPASLPSHECLAIKGKVYTVLKQIGSGGSSKVFQVLNDKKQLYAVKYVNLEEADQQTVQSYKNEIAHLSKLQQHSDKIIRLYGYEITDQHIYMVMECGNIDLNSWLKKKKNIDPLERKSYWKNMLEAVHTIHEYGIIHSDLKPANFLIVDGMLKLIDFGIANQMQPDVTSIIKDSQVGTMNYMPPEAIKDMSSYGENGKSRSKISPKSDVWSLGCILYCMTYGRTPFQHITSPINKLHAIVDPSYEIEFPDIPEKDLQDVLKRCLIRNPKQRISVSELLVHPYVQIQSHCQTDVPSAKGTTEEMKRILGQLVGLNSPNSISRAARTLYEQCNSGKSLDVSAFAELGSQKTRTTK, from the exons ATGGAGGAGGCGGACCTAAGTGAAAGAGGATTGCCGCAAATTGCATCAATCATGAATAGAGTTAGaaacttgaaaaacaaatacagaaatgaagACAATATCACAGATGAGCTTAACTGTACTAAAATCTCAGCTGATACAACAg ATAACTCTGGAACTGTTAATCAAATAATGATGACAGCAAACAATCCAGAAGATTGGCTATGTTTTTTGCTTAGACTAGAAAAAAAGGGTGTTCCTCAGATGGATGTTAGCCTACTGAATAGGCTCATTGGTCGTTACAGTCAAGCGGTGACTGCATTACCTGCAGAAAAGTACAGTCAAGATGAGAGCTATGCTCGCATCCTTGTGAGATTTGCTGAGTTGAAAGC TCTTCAGGATCCAGAGGAGGCACGGGACCAATTTCATCTGGCCAGACTGAACTGCAAGAAATTTGCTTTTGTGCACGTGGCTTTTGCACAGTTTGAGCTATCACAAG AAAATGAGAAGAAGTGTAAGCAGATCCTTCAGAAAGCTGTGGAGTACTCTGCTGTTCCACTAGAAATGTTGGAAACTGCTCTGCAAaactttcatttgaaaaaaaagcagttactTTCAGATGAGGACAAGGAGAACTTTGCAG TATCAAGTACACAGGAGTCTGGGCTTCAGAACATAGTTGGAAATCACAGAAGCATAAAAAGGAATGATTCTGGTGAAAATTCTTCTACTCTTAACAAACTTTTTTCTGG ggaaGAAAAGTCCCAGGAACTTGGTGCTCTAGTTAATTATCACAATCCATTGAGACCACTAAACAAATCTAACCAG ACTTGCCCATTTGGGAGGGttcctgttcagctgctgtgtgatgatggtgatgatgtGGAGAATTCAGATGTCATCCCACTTAAGGCTAGTGTTGTGAAGAG GCAGACATCCAGCTCCAAATGTACCGCTTTTGTTGCGCCTTTTCCACCGTCAGAACCAAAATCTGATGGGTGTGATTCATATGACCTGGGAGACTTACAG TCCTTACAAGAAAAAGCTTCGTTACAGTTGCAGATGTTGAATGAGGACAGCTTAGAAACCGCTAACAATTCAACTGTAACTCTCAAACCCGAAGTGGATACAAGTCttgtgaggaaaagagaag aaaataaagtTCAGTGTCAGGAGCGGAAAATACTAGAGTCCAAGAGACTGGAAAGTCAACAGCAAGAATGTAGTTTTGATGAAACCTATAGAAAGCAGTTAGATCAGATTAAACTAAACTGTGTTagcaccagaaaaaaatggcCAGTTCAAGAAGCGTCACAGAAAAGCTGCTATAGAGAG AGAAAACCAATGAACCTTGAACAGTCTGGTCATCCTATTTCAAAAGGATTATCACCACCAGATCCTGTTTCTAAGAGAAGTGATCCATCACACGTTTGGGGAACACCAAGCACCACGTCTAATGACTATATGGCCTG tttcaGCACACCAGTTGTAAAGAACAATTTTCTACCAGGAAGTCAAATTTCTACTCCCTACAGCCAGTTTCCTTATTATCTACCACATACTCCATCAACTCCATTTCAAAATCAAGCTGGCTTGCAG GTTCCAGCTTCTTTACCTTCACATGAATGTCTTGCCATCAAAGGAAAAGTTTATACAGTGTTAAAGCAAATAGGTAGTGGAGGCTCAAGTAAG GTGTTTCAAGTACTGAATGACAAGAAGCAGCTGTATGCTGTCAAGTATGTGAATCTAGAGGAAGCTGATCAACAGACTGTTCAGAGCTATAAGAATGAAATTGCTCATTTGAGTAAACTGCAGCAACATAGTGATAAGATCATTCGCCTTTATGGCTA tgaaatTACTGATCAACATATCTACATGGTAATGGAGTGTGGAAATATCGATCTCAATAGCTGgcttaagaagaaaaaaaacattgatCCATTGGAACGAAAGAGCTATTGGAAAAATATGCTGGAAGCTGTTCACACAATCCATGAATATG gcaTTATTCACAGTGATCTGAAACCAGCAAACTTTCTGATAGTTGATGGAATGTTAAAACTAATTGACTTTGGCATTGCCAACCAAATGCAGCCAGATGTGACAAGCATCATTAAAGATTCTCAG GTTGGGACAATGAATTATATGCCACCCGAAGCAATAAAAGATATGTCTTCCTATGGAGAAAATGGGAAGTCTCGTTCTAAG ataAGTCCCAAAAGTGATGTGTGGTCATTGGGATGCATTTTGTACTGTATGACATACGGAAGGACTCCGTTTCAACACATAACAAGTCCAATAAATAAACTACATGCTATTGTTGATCCCAGTTATGAAATAGAATTCCCAGATATTCCTGAAAAGGATCTTCAAGATGTGCTAAAG cgCTGTTTAATAAGAAATCCTAAACAAAGAATATCTGTTTCGGAGTTGCTGGTACATCCCTATGTTCAAATTCAAAGTCATTGTCAAACAG ATGTCCCAAGTGCAAAAGGAacaacagaggaaatgaaacGCATCCTTGGCCAGCTTGTTGGCTTGAATTCTCCCAACTCTATTTCTAGAGCTGCAAGG ACTTTATATGAACAGTGCAACAGTGGTAAAAGTCTTGATGTATCAGCATTTGCGGAACTTGGCAGTCAAAAAACACGGACAACAAAATGA
- the TTK gene encoding dual specificity protein kinase TTK isoform X2 produces MEEADLSERGLPQIASIMNRVRNLKNKYRNEDNITDELNCTKISADTTDNSGTVNQIMMTANNPEDWLCFLLRLEKKGVPQMDVSLLNRLIGRYSQAVTALPAEKYSQDESYARILVRFAELKALQDPEEARDQFHLARLNCKKFAFVHVAFAQFELSQENEKKCKQILQKAVEYSAVPLEMLETALQNFHLKKKQLLSDEDKENFAVSSTQESGLQNIVGNHRSIKRNDSGENSSTLNKLFSGEEKSQELGALVNYHNPLRPLNKSNQTCPFGRVPVQLLCDDGDDVENSDVIPLKASVVKRQTSSSKCTAFVAPFPPSEPKSDGCDSYDLGDLQLQMLNEDSLETANNSTVTLKPEVDTSLVRKREENKVQCQERKILESKRLESQQQECSFDETYRKQLDQIKLNCVSTRKKWPVQEASQKSCYRERKPMNLEQSGHPISKGLSPPDPVSKRSDPSHVWGTPSTTSNDYMACFSTPVVKNNFLPGSQISTPYSQFPYYLPHTPSTPFQNQAGLQVPASLPSHECLAIKGKVYTVLKQIGSGGSSKVFQVLNDKKQLYAVKYVNLEEADQQTVQSYKNEIAHLSKLQQHSDKIIRLYGYEITDQHIYMVMECGNIDLNSWLKKKKNIDPLERKSYWKNMLEAVHTIHEYGIIHSDLKPANFLIVDGMLKLIDFGIANQMQPDVTSIIKDSQVGTMNYMPPEAIKDMSSYGENGKSRSKISPKSDVWSLGCILYCMTYGRTPFQHITSPINKLHAIVDPSYEIEFPDIPEKDLQDVLKRCLIRNPKQRISVSELLVHPYVQIQSHCQTDVPSAKGTTEEMKRILGQLVGLNSPNSISRAARTLYEQCNSGKSLDVSAFAELGSQKTRTTK; encoded by the exons ATGGAGGAGGCGGACCTAAGTGAAAGAGGATTGCCGCAAATTGCATCAATCATGAATAGAGTTAGaaacttgaaaaacaaatacagaaatgaagACAATATCACAGATGAGCTTAACTGTACTAAAATCTCAGCTGATACAACAg ATAACTCTGGAACTGTTAATCAAATAATGATGACAGCAAACAATCCAGAAGATTGGCTATGTTTTTTGCTTAGACTAGAAAAAAAGGGTGTTCCTCAGATGGATGTTAGCCTACTGAATAGGCTCATTGGTCGTTACAGTCAAGCGGTGACTGCATTACCTGCAGAAAAGTACAGTCAAGATGAGAGCTATGCTCGCATCCTTGTGAGATTTGCTGAGTTGAAAGC TCTTCAGGATCCAGAGGAGGCACGGGACCAATTTCATCTGGCCAGACTGAACTGCAAGAAATTTGCTTTTGTGCACGTGGCTTTTGCACAGTTTGAGCTATCACAAG AAAATGAGAAGAAGTGTAAGCAGATCCTTCAGAAAGCTGTGGAGTACTCTGCTGTTCCACTAGAAATGTTGGAAACTGCTCTGCAAaactttcatttgaaaaaaaagcagttactTTCAGATGAGGACAAGGAGAACTTTGCAG TATCAAGTACACAGGAGTCTGGGCTTCAGAACATAGTTGGAAATCACAGAAGCATAAAAAGGAATGATTCTGGTGAAAATTCTTCTACTCTTAACAAACTTTTTTCTGG ggaaGAAAAGTCCCAGGAACTTGGTGCTCTAGTTAATTATCACAATCCATTGAGACCACTAAACAAATCTAACCAG ACTTGCCCATTTGGGAGGGttcctgttcagctgctgtgtgatgatggtgatgatgtGGAGAATTCAGATGTCATCCCACTTAAGGCTAGTGTTGTGAAGAG GCAGACATCCAGCTCCAAATGTACCGCTTTTGTTGCGCCTTTTCCACCGTCAGAACCAAAATCTGATGGGTGTGATTCATATGACCTGGGAGACTTACAG TTGCAGATGTTGAATGAGGACAGCTTAGAAACCGCTAACAATTCAACTGTAACTCTCAAACCCGAAGTGGATACAAGTCttgtgaggaaaagagaag aaaataaagtTCAGTGTCAGGAGCGGAAAATACTAGAGTCCAAGAGACTGGAAAGTCAACAGCAAGAATGTAGTTTTGATGAAACCTATAGAAAGCAGTTAGATCAGATTAAACTAAACTGTGTTagcaccagaaaaaaatggcCAGTTCAAGAAGCGTCACAGAAAAGCTGCTATAGAGAG AGAAAACCAATGAACCTTGAACAGTCTGGTCATCCTATTTCAAAAGGATTATCACCACCAGATCCTGTTTCTAAGAGAAGTGATCCATCACACGTTTGGGGAACACCAAGCACCACGTCTAATGACTATATGGCCTG tttcaGCACACCAGTTGTAAAGAACAATTTTCTACCAGGAAGTCAAATTTCTACTCCCTACAGCCAGTTTCCTTATTATCTACCACATACTCCATCAACTCCATTTCAAAATCAAGCTGGCTTGCAG GTTCCAGCTTCTTTACCTTCACATGAATGTCTTGCCATCAAAGGAAAAGTTTATACAGTGTTAAAGCAAATAGGTAGTGGAGGCTCAAGTAAG GTGTTTCAAGTACTGAATGACAAGAAGCAGCTGTATGCTGTCAAGTATGTGAATCTAGAGGAAGCTGATCAACAGACTGTTCAGAGCTATAAGAATGAAATTGCTCATTTGAGTAAACTGCAGCAACATAGTGATAAGATCATTCGCCTTTATGGCTA tgaaatTACTGATCAACATATCTACATGGTAATGGAGTGTGGAAATATCGATCTCAATAGCTGgcttaagaagaaaaaaaacattgatCCATTGGAACGAAAGAGCTATTGGAAAAATATGCTGGAAGCTGTTCACACAATCCATGAATATG gcaTTATTCACAGTGATCTGAAACCAGCAAACTTTCTGATAGTTGATGGAATGTTAAAACTAATTGACTTTGGCATTGCCAACCAAATGCAGCCAGATGTGACAAGCATCATTAAAGATTCTCAG GTTGGGACAATGAATTATATGCCACCCGAAGCAATAAAAGATATGTCTTCCTATGGAGAAAATGGGAAGTCTCGTTCTAAG ataAGTCCCAAAAGTGATGTGTGGTCATTGGGATGCATTTTGTACTGTATGACATACGGAAGGACTCCGTTTCAACACATAACAAGTCCAATAAATAAACTACATGCTATTGTTGATCCCAGTTATGAAATAGAATTCCCAGATATTCCTGAAAAGGATCTTCAAGATGTGCTAAAG cgCTGTTTAATAAGAAATCCTAAACAAAGAATATCTGTTTCGGAGTTGCTGGTACATCCCTATGTTCAAATTCAAAGTCATTGTCAAACAG ATGTCCCAAGTGCAAAAGGAacaacagaggaaatgaaacGCATCCTTGGCCAGCTTGTTGGCTTGAATTCTCCCAACTCTATTTCTAGAGCTGCAAGG ACTTTATATGAACAGTGCAACAGTGGTAAAAGTCTTGATGTATCAGCATTTGCGGAACTTGGCAGTCAAAAAACACGGACAACAAAATGA